In a genomic window of Infirmifilum sp. NZ:
- a CDS encoding PstC family ABC transporter permease, translated as MDSFIKVSIPFVAIVLLALAALVATLAVNSAPAILRYGLNLITTSGWSPSEEVYGLLPALLGTLYVSALATGLVALIVPGVVALAWEYAPASLRGLLRGLMFYGTALPTVVFGLWGLDYVAPLLRSLKVPGVCENASPTGQSILTGAVVLALMNAPFASLILYEAYRFVPFTYREALFSLGATGYERFRVLWGLIKGAFLGALLLTFGKSVGETTAVSLVVGNSFNIPLCPLEPGITVSSLIVNYVTEASLYSYMLSTLFSAALVMLLVNALFVAVGLWLARKAGGWR; from the coding sequence GTGGACAGCTTCATCAAGGTGTCGATCCCGTTCGTCGCCATCGTTCTACTCGCTTTAGCAGCCTTGGTAGCCACCCTGGCCGTAAACTCTGCCCCAGCGATACTCCGCTACGGCCTCAACCTTATCACAACTTCTGGGTGGTCGCCCAGTGAGGAAGTGTACGGCCTTCTACCAGCCCTGCTGGGAACCCTTTACGTCTCCGCCTTGGCCACGGGGCTGGTCGCGCTGATTGTACCCGGAGTTGTGGCCTTAGCTTGGGAGTATGCGCCGGCTAGCTTGCGGGGGTTACTGCGTGGCTTGATGTTCTACGGAACTGCGCTACCAACCGTCGTGTTCGGGTTGTGGGGGCTCGACTACGTGGCGCCGCTGTTGCGCAGTCTAAAAGTACCTGGGGTGTGCGAGAACGCTTCGCCGACAGGCCAGTCGATCCTGACTGGAGCCGTGGTGCTAGCCCTGATGAACGCGCCCTTCGCCTCCTTGATCCTCTACGAGGCGTACAGGTTCGTGCCATTCACTTACCGCGAGGCTCTATTCAGCCTGGGGGCCACAGGCTACGAGAGGTTCAGAGTCCTGTGGGGTCTCATTAAGGGAGCGTTCCTGGGCGCCCTCCTCCTCACGTTCGGCAAGAGCGTCGGCGAAACAACAGCCGTGAGCTTGGTAGTGGGTAACTCTTTCAATATACCCCTCTGCCCCCTCGAGCCGGGGATTACGGTTTCGAGCCTAATTGTGAACTACGTCACGGAGGCCTCTCTCTACAGCTACATGCTGAGCACCCTCTTCAGCGCCGCTCTAGTAATGCTCCTGGTAAACGCGCTGTTTGTGGCTGTTGGCCTCTGGCTTGCCAGGAAGGCTGGTGGTTGGCGATGA
- a CDS encoding phosphate ABC transporter ATP-binding protein: MSGVAVRFSNVSVWYGETRILWDVNLEVPERTIFAVMGPSGSGKSTLLRTVNRLVLLRDGARVSGKVEVMGHDVYNSTSPDTLARLTGMVFQTPNPFPHLSIYDNVVIGPRLHGLARGRELEQLVRWALERAALWDEVKDRLREPASRLSGGQQQRLCIARALALKPKVLLLDEPTASLDPVSASKVEEVVKELKEEVTVILVTHDPGQAERLADRGVVLFSGRIVWEGAIGSHYAEQYRKLIQKLTLEARQAALRVPATS, from the coding sequence ATGAGCGGCGTCGCTGTAAGGTTTAGCAACGTGAGCGTTTGGTACGGGGAAACTCGCATCCTGTGGGACGTGAACCTAGAGGTCCCCGAGAGGACGATCTTCGCCGTGATGGGGCCGTCCGGCAGCGGGAAGTCTACTCTCCTTCGGACCGTCAACAGGCTCGTGCTCTTGAGAGACGGAGCGCGGGTCAGCGGCAAAGTAGAGGTAATGGGCCATGACGTGTACAACTCCACCAGTCCCGACACGCTAGCACGCCTGACCGGGATGGTCTTCCAGACCCCGAACCCCTTCCCACACCTCAGCATCTACGACAACGTCGTCATCGGCCCGAGGCTCCATGGCCTCGCTAGGGGAAGGGAGCTCGAGCAGCTCGTGAGGTGGGCTCTCGAGAGGGCTGCGCTGTGGGATGAGGTTAAGGATCGCCTCCGCGAACCGGCTTCCAGGCTTAGCGGCGGGCAGCAGCAACGCCTGTGCATCGCAAGGGCCCTCGCGTTGAAGCCGAAGGTCCTTCTGCTGGACGAGCCCACCGCCAGCCTCGACCCCGTGAGCGCCAGTAAGGTGGAGGAGGTCGTGAAGGAGCTGAAAGAGGAGGTGACGGTGATCCTGGTCACGCACGACCCCGGTCAGGCGGAGAGGCTGGCAGACAGGGGGGTGGTGCTCTTCTCCGGTAGGATCGTCTGGGAGGGGGCTATAGGTAGCCATTACGCGGAGCAGTACCGCAAGCTGATACAAAAGCTAACCCTCGAGGCCCGGCAAGCGGCGCTTCGCGTTCCGGCCACCTCGTAG
- a CDS encoding PstA family ABC transporter permease encodes MRLRRAVADRAFLVYSLVTAVTLLAVILHIAFSSILSLARVLVAEGLGFFVLPPGEPGGSVGGLGPVILNTAIMTALALAFSAPVGVAVGVYLGEERMSRLASIASATVQMLAEIPTVIIGLFVFATICLSLKSYSLLAGAVSLAITVLPFVIEQVKEAVTSIPEEYREAAYALDLPRWKTVWLVLVPMCRTGIASGVLLGYTKALGETAPVLLTAGFALYGFYGLTGPSSTLSLVVYRFAMMPYENLRSLAWAASGLLLIASVALTYLVGRLAGEVKF; translated from the coding sequence ATGAGGTTGAGGAGAGCCGTAGCCGACAGGGCTTTCCTCGTCTACTCGCTGGTTACAGCCGTTACCCTCCTCGCGGTAATCTTACACATAGCGTTTTCCTCGATCCTGAGCCTGGCGCGCGTCCTAGTGGCCGAGGGTTTAGGGTTTTTCGTCCTGCCTCCAGGCGAGCCCGGAGGGAGTGTCGGGGGACTTGGCCCCGTGATCCTGAACACGGCGATTATGACGGCTCTAGCCCTAGCCTTTTCCGCACCCGTCGGGGTGGCTGTGGGGGTGTACCTCGGCGAGGAGAGGATGTCGAGGCTCGCTAGCATTGCTTCCGCTACGGTGCAGATGCTCGCGGAGATCCCTACCGTGATTATCGGGCTCTTCGTTTTCGCGACTATCTGCTTGTCGCTGAAAAGCTACTCGCTACTCGCCGGCGCAGTCAGCCTGGCCATAACGGTTCTTCCCTTCGTAATCGAGCAGGTCAAGGAGGCTGTCACCTCGATACCGGAGGAGTACCGGGAGGCGGCCTACGCGCTCGACCTCCCCCGCTGGAAAACAGTCTGGCTCGTGCTCGTCCCCATGTGCAGGACCGGCATCGCCTCGGGCGTCCTGCTGGGCTACACGAAGGCTCTAGGCGAGACGGCGCCTGTTCTGCTCACCGCGGGCTTCGCGCTCTACGGCTTCTACGGCCTTACGGGGCCCTCAAGCACACTATCCCTGGTCGTCTACCGCTTCGCGATGATGCCCTACGAGAACCTCAGGTCGCTGGCGTGGGCCGCATCGGGTCTCCTCCTCATCGCCTCCGTCGCGCTTACGTACCTTGTTGGGAGGCTCGCGGGCGAGGTGAAGTTCTGA